A window of Bacillus rossius redtenbacheri isolate Brsri chromosome 4 unlocalized genomic scaffold, Brsri_v3 Brsri_v3_scf4_1, whole genome shotgun sequence contains these coding sequences:
- the LOC134541721 gene encoding uncharacterized protein LOC134541721: protein MSCGHQAGRGGGGPGGARSASDDVFSVASRCEGMSLPFCVSVLRLCGAWHDRRRDRTVVRWAERLRTSLVASLLAAMVVSQAVEVRNSRRDLTRVTGVSCILLLVVSSAGKLLLVSSARAEICELEERRAGHRLPRAVEGRSKRLAACYFGLSSVLVVFWCCAPARSRRALPQMAWYPFDVSRSPYYEITYAAQVAGSVLFSAITVAADTLFFVLTIKDFADSITRIKFLLYLTTASFEVFLFCWYGSNLIQESSRVREAAFLSSWPERSGRHQQAVTLVMLASQRPRRLTVGKFRVLSLETFVALLNLSYSLFLVLREVYGRNKDGKITT, encoded by the exons ATGAGCTGCGGTCATCAGGCCGGCCGAGGAGGAGGAGGACCGGGCGGTGCTCGCTCCGCCAGCGACGACGTCTTCAGTGTCGCATCCCGCTGCGAGGGCATGTCCTTGCCGTTCTGCGTCTCCGTCCTGAGGctgtgcggggcgtggcacgaCCGCCGACGGGACCGCACGGTCGTGCGCTGGGCCGAGCGCCTGCGCACCTCGCTGGTAGCTTCGCTGCTCGCCGCGATGGTCGTCTCGCAGGCCGTCGAGGTCCGCAACTCGCGCCGCGACCTCACCCGGGTCACCGGCGTCTCGTGCATCCTGCTGCTCGTGGTCTCTTCGGCGGGCAAGCTGCTCCTGGTGTCGTCCGCCCGGGCCGAGATCTGCGAGCTCGAGGAGCGCCGGGCGGGTCACCGCCTCCCCCGCGCCGTCGAGGGGCGCTCCAAGAGGCTCGCCGCCTGCTACTTCGGGCTGAGCTCCGTGCTGGTGGTGTTCTGGTGCTGCGCGCCGGCCAGGAGCCGCCGGGCCTTACCTCAGATGGCCTGGTACCCGTTCGACGTCTCGCGGTCGCCCTACTACGAGATCACGTACGCCGCCCAGGTCGCGGGCTCGGTTCTGTTCAGTGCCATCACGGTGGCCGCTGACACCTTGTTCTTCGTATTGACGATCAAA gatTTCGCAGACAGCATCACTCGGATAAAATTTCTACTGTATTTGACAACAGCATCTTTCGAAGTTTTTCTATTCTGTTGGTACGGAAGTAATCTTATACAAGAG AGCTCAAGGGTACGGGAGGCGGCGTTCCTGAGCAGCTGGCCCGAGCGCTCCGGGCGGCACCAGCAGGCCGTTACCTTGGTGATGCTGGCCTCGCAGCGACCCCGCCGCCTCACGGTCGGCAAGTTCCGGGTGCTCTCCTTGGAGACGTTCGTCGCG